A genomic stretch from Halobellus sp. LT62 includes:
- a CDS encoding DUF5802 family protein, with protein sequence MFETFSTGYYLGRLYVEPADRDVPAIQQADHERVNARLYGDEGLFRTDAPLVMKLDTGHIPVLGDDGVPSGTLAVPESATDDDLPAERDVLLAKSDRAAELLRYSGYRFGDDDAVA encoded by the coding sequence ATGTTCGAAACGTTCTCCACGGGCTACTACCTCGGACGGCTCTACGTCGAACCGGCCGATCGGGACGTCCCCGCGATTCAGCAGGCGGACCACGAGCGCGTCAACGCGCGCCTCTACGGCGACGAGGGACTCTTCCGTACCGACGCGCCGCTCGTGATGAAACTCGACACCGGCCACATCCCGGTTCTCGGCGACGACGGCGTCCCCTCGGGTACGCTCGCAGTCCCCGAATCTGCCACCGACGACGACCTCCCCGCCGAGCGCGACGTGTTGTTGGCGAAGTCCGACCGCGCCGCGGAGCTCCTCCGGTACTCGGGCTATCGCTTCGGTGACGACGACGCTGTGGCGTGA